The following is a genomic window from Anopheles aquasalis chromosome 3, idAnoAquaMG_Q_19, whole genome shotgun sequence.
CGTGGACACAAACTCCTCCCGAGCGAACGTGCATTTCGCGTGACAATCACGTTCCCGTTTCGCGACCAGGAAATACTTGCGTGTGGATAAAACAAAGACATTAAGTGAAGAAAAGTGAACTTTCCACCGTGGAATTCCGATAGGAAAACTCGATCACCAGCGATCCATCGTTGCAAATTACATCATCGTCGGGCtggctaccagcagcagcaattgcaaTTGCACCTTCGATTGCCTATAATTCGTcggcgcacagcagcagcagcaacttcacGATGACGACCACCGCCGAGGAGGGGGGCAACTCGTCGATCGCGCTGCGTGAAACGCACCGGAAAATCTGCCGGGCACTCAACATCGACGCCAACACCGAGGATCGCTCGTGGGAAACGTTTGAGCAGACCCGTGCCCAGTATGACCTCACGGTAAGAGTAGCAGGCGGGTCAGAGTAGCCCGTGGAAATGCCTGGTTCACGAACACGGTTGCTAGGCAAGGAGCGAGTGTtcctgattttttttgtcccaGCTCATTAATATGATAAAACGCGTTCAAAGTTCACCTGGCACTTGTGGAGCACCTCCACTGGCCAGGAGGCCCTACGCGATGATGTCATCGGCGGCGAACTGCTAGTTCAGGAGGCCActcagagggagagagggctTTCCTCGTTTGCGAAACCTTTTCCTCGCAATCGCGTTTACAACGGcgatggattttctttttgcaactAAATcacattccttccttcgattACTGGAGGAATTGCTTAGTGTTGCAACACCTACATTGTGGATAGGAAGCTTCTAATGCTCATCCCTTGGATGAGTAATCGAAGCGAAATGTTTATCCCCCGGAATGGCCACTGTACTGACGTGTGAAAGTAGACAAACGGATGCATGATGACATTTGTATGACCTCCTCTCGCCCAGCACCATAGCCGAGCGCATTAGCAGCACCAGACTTACTGTGCAGCGAGAACGCACCACGCCACCGTTTCGGATTTGGTGATTAAATGCGTCGCATCGAACAGGGCAAGGAGCGGAGGCCGACAGCGAGCAATGATCACCCGACCATCCGACGGggagtggtggccacggtggcggtgcattgcCCTCGTCTTACGACACGGGCGTGCGTCTTTTAATTGCAGCAATTATTTGATTAGttcatcttttcgttttcgcatTGACAACAtccaccgcgacgacgacgacggtgaccatgatgatgatgatgacgacgatggcgatcgatggCGGTTCGGATGCGCCCAAGGTCTTGAAATAAGatttttgttcttgttctcATTCATCCGCTctgttctcctcctcctcctcctcctcctcctcctcctccttcaaaCGACCGGCAGTCAACCGCGTCAAGTCCTCCGGTCCACAGACACGCCATCTTGATGTGGGTTATGATGGTGGGAATGCCGTGAAGGGAAGGGAGCGCGCGGTGTGCTGTTACCGGGTGCAGCCCGAGCCAGAGTATGAGGTGAATGAGTGGCCACTTTTTGgctgtttttgggaaatcgaGAAGCCTTCTTTTCGATGCCACACCGTCCCTGGTATGCTTTGATTTCCTCATTTGCTactatgattttttttcatgtttcaacGAATATTCTTCTCCTCCGGTGCTCCACTAGTAGTGGCACTCGGATCGCGGATCTGGCAGCCGGTTAATTCGAAGTTTATTTTCGGCCCGGCGCCAATCGGTATCGACACCACCAGTACTGGCGCGTCCAACGCGGAGAAGAAGAGCTCGAAGAACACGCGCGGCAGCGAGTGTGCTCCTCCAGGAGGTCCGGTGCATTCATCTCTCCCCGTGCACGAAGATGATGCACACATAGCACGCAGCGGATCATGTATCGCCTCTCGGAGGAGCAATCTCTTCTTTCACCGACTTCGGTGGCTTGGCACGAGAACAAACCCGGGGCGGGTGGACGGGAAAGAAGCCTCCAGATGGTGTCGCCTTCCGAAAaacgaaaagtggaaaaaaatgttcgCGGGAAGAAGCGTGATTCTCGCGCCACGGACgggcgcgctctctctttcgctatcGCCGTTGAAGCCGCGAGCGCATTCAGCCCCGTGCTCAGCGAGGCAGCGATGCTTTCGGGCGTTCGCCTCTGTCGTCAGAATCTCCGCCACACTATGGTCGGATGGATCGCGGTTAAAAATGTTGAACCAAACGATAGAAGAAACAACCGCCTTTACTTGCTGATTAGGCAGTCCATCTCAAAGAAAAGGGATATTCAATAGAACATAGAAGATTCAATCGATCAAAATCAGGCATGTCTACTTGGATGTCTTTTGAATCTACACGACTGTAGTGGACTGCCATAGGCGCCTACTAGATCCGCCAATCAACGAAAGAACGTTCTACATTCTAGCTAGAAGAGCGGAGCGGCCCTTCCTGCGTTGATTTCTCCAAGAGTGAGCATTCGGTTTGGGATCATAAATAAAAAGCACCACGACCACCTCGTATCTTATCATTCCGTTCACAGGCCGATTGCTACACTCAAGTCGTTCCGTCGTGTCCCGCCTTCTTTAAGGCCACCTGCCCCTAGGAAATTGGTTCACAGTGCAAGACGTGCCCGGCGCTCGGTTCAGCAGCAGGTCCCTCCCTGGCACCACTTTACCATCGGTCTGCTCCTTGGGTTGCGGCGTTTCATTTTGGCGGTCTCTCCCTCGTTCGTAGGTCGGTGCACGGTCGGTTTTTGGCGCGCATTTTTCGTCTTGCGTATGACGGCACGACACAGCCGagacaaacataaaacagctGATAGAGGCCCCCGGAACGAACGGGCGATGTTGCTGTCTTCGTTGCGCATGCACGGTGCAGCGGCATGTGGCTTCCGTGTACCCGTGTCGGCGTAGGGacgaaaaggagagagaaaacagaTTAAATAGGGCGGCGATGTTGCTCCGTGATGTATTTTCCCTTGCCCTTTACACAGAGGGCTCTAGGGTTGCTTCGTCGCTTTCCTTTTGCAAGTCCTTCGGGAGGTTCTGCGCTGCGAAGAGGGTAGCAAAGCGGATCACCGGATAAACAGCTGTTTCCGGGTGCATTCCCTTTAACAAGGtgcgtgcttttttttttcttttacggTATAGCCACATATGTGCTCACCGAGATGGCTCACTCGAAAGGTACTGGACCACGCCagtgttggtggaaaatgcatttttttcgaaTCTCATCTGCCCTTTAGCCCAAGAGACACTCCAATAATCTAATAATACTGTGACGTAGGGTTCCCCTTTGGATGATTGGGAGTGCTGCCTCTTAACGTTCTCGAAGGCAGCAAATATTCCTGCCATATTGTGCCGCTTTGTTCGGTTTCACGCGCGCGAAAGCGCGATCATTATCTTTCCCCCGGGTTAATTTATTCCGCGATACGATGGCCACGAGGGCGTTGAAGGCGTACGGCAGTGTGTAAGCAAAGGCTGATGAATATTTACCAAACAGAGCGCAGTTATAATGGCCATTAAGTAATGTAGTGATGGTGGATCGCGCGAAGGCACGTTTcaggcaacagcagcgaggagCAAGGCACTTGTCTCACGGAGGCAAATAAACAGAAGCTGCAAATGGGAAGCAAGGAATGGCAAAAGCGTGTTGATATAGTACCGCCGCGCTTGAGAAGTTAATCCTTTAGTTCTCCGACAGGAGGGAGCACATTCGTCATCTTTCCGTATCAGCAACATAACGGTATCCATCGTTTCCGTTCTCTTCTAGGGGGATCCATTGCATTGGATGTGCTGCTCGTTGTACGTCGCTGGGTTGCAGGAAATCCGTCCAACCGTAGGCAACCCGGATCGCTACTTCCAGGGCAACGGAGTCCATATCACGAACCTGCTAAAGCAATGCGGAATCAAGTAAAGCAACGCTTCAAATGCTCGTATCAGAGGCTATGAATTACTCACTCATTTGTCCTACATTCAATCTCCACTTTGCAGCATTCAGgagtttttcattaaaatcaaCGATTGGTCATCGATCACATCGTTGCCGGCTCGACTCATGTCGCAGATCGACAATCTGCAGCACGAGTTCACGGTAGCGATCGGTGCGTACACCGCGTTCAACGAGGACTTCCCGCGTATCTTCAACGATGCGGCGATCACACCGGAAGAACCGAAGCGCAACAAGAAGGCCAAACCGAACCCCTGTTCGTACAATCGATTGCGCGAGTTCAGCTGGGTGCTGTTTCTGTGCGtaaaggagcagcaccaggagcagcgaCGCGATCGGACCACCGTCATGAACCTGGCGGTCTGCGTGATGGATCTCATCTACCGGAATGTGGTGGCGGAGGAACGGCTTGAGCTGTTGAACCCCAACATGCTGATTCCGGTGTGCGGCACCGACGGTGGAACCCCTGTCGACGGTGGAACGGCCGCACTGCTCGAGGCTAGCCGGCAGAACAACATTGTGGCGATGCTGTGCAGCGAGTATCCGACATGTAGCGACAGTGTCGCCGAAACGAACCGGACCATCTTTCTGCCAACGCTGGGCAGTATGTTCGATGCGAAGGATCTGCGCGGTACGCGCAAACCAACCGACaacgctggtgatggtgtggagggggtggaacaggaacaggaggaggaggaacagttTCTGAATCTGCTGACGGTGGGCAACTTCGATGAGAACCTCAAATCGCTGAACCGCCGCTACGAGCGATACATTCTGCAGCGCGGTATGCTGGATGAACGGATTGCGTTGAACACACGTATGACCAGCTCGAACTTGCGGCAGCGCTGGTGTGTAGCGAACCATCCGAGAACGCCGCTGAGCGTAAAGTCGCTCGCCGGGCGCACCATGACGTTGCCACCGGGTGTCACCGAGTACCCGACCAGTGGCTCGAATGCGCTCATCCTGCGCGGTACGCTCAATCAGTTGATGAAGAAAATTCAGGGTCACAAGCCGGGCCAACCGCGTGATTCGTTTGTGAATCTGTTGAAATCTTGCGCTCCGAATCCGCTCGCGTTGGTGCTGGAACGGGTGGATCGTATGAGGGCTCGCTTTGTAGGGCGGCTTACGCAGGAGGGTTGGAATGCGCGGAATGCTGAGGCACGCTTCGATAACATCGAGGCGCTGTACTATCAGCTGGTGGAAAACATCATTCCGTGGGAGTGGCGTAAACGGACGAACATGACACCGTCGAAGGTGATCTACGATATATGTGCGAACGATCTGTTCAACGAGACGGCCATCGTGTGCGCGGCCGAGATCATCATCCGTCTGCGCCAGGAGCAGTACAGCTTCCCGTGGATCTTGGGCGTGTTCGACATGCAGCCGCTCGACTTTTATCGCATCATCgaggtgacggtggtggcgaacAGTGAAATCTTGACGACCGATATCGTGAACCATTTGCGAAGGGTAGgatcgatgcgatgatgatgcgtgcgGTGCCGTTTCTCGATTACCAACGATCCGTTCCGATTGTCCGTTGCAGGTCGAAGAGCAGGTGGTTGATTCGCTCTGCTGGACGCGCTCCTCCGTGCTGTGGGAgaagatggagaaggaaaactaTCAAATCCCGCAAAACAAGGACGTCGAACAGAGTGCCCAGATTGCCGGTGTCACTCCGCTGAAGGGCGATTGGATACCGAACACACCGAACAGTGCCATCCGGGGTAGGTATATTATGTCGAGACCGAGGTTTCTCTGTTTCCTTTCAGGATCTAGGAAGTTTAGCGCCCTGAGCGCAGTAAACCGATGTATTTTCTCTACAAATGTGTTCACCTTTCGCTTGCAAATGTTCCGCGTTCATCTATAGATGGTTCTTCAGCTACGGCCGGTCCATCCGCCGATAGTGGACCATCCGGTTCTGCGACTACCAGCGGTCGACAGGTTCCGCATCCGGAGTCGGCAAAGAAAAAACTTTTCTTCGATGCTCCGGCAACTCCCACCAAATCCTCAGCCGGTGGTACTACTGCGCTGGCACCGGAATCGGCCACCAAGGCACCGGAACGTACTTCAACGGCTTCGTCTTCCCTGGCATCGCCCTTTAAGGCCGTTGCACTGGATGGACAGCAAACTGCCAAcggaggtttgttttgatctccaaaccaaacccataAATCAATCGCTTCGGTGGGGATGGGACACACGAATGCGATTGGCTTCACTGGATCATCATCCTTACCGGCTTTCGTTCCTCTGCTCATTCGTTCATCCGATCGACTGTTTAACAATGCATTTGCTTGGCACTATGTCACCTTATTTGGCACGGTATCACTAACCAGTAAATCGTGCCGCTTTTCTTCACATTTTCTCTCGCTCCTACCCTATTTCTGCTTCATTTACTGCTTGCTCATCGTATGTCATATGAGGACTGTCGGTTCCACTTCTACCGCAGTTACCGTTCCATTGCATCGATTCATTTAGTACGATTAAGGCATGGCAGGTGGCACTCTCTCGGGCAGAAGGTTGTGTGCTTCCTAAACTTCCTAACACTATGCCCCAAAGCAAACCATTTGATGCTTAACTAACAGCAACATTTTGCGACTGCTCGCCCATCACTGTGTGTAGACGATCATATCTAATAGTCAGTACATGCATTATTCTCCAAACAGGTCATTGTGCAAATGGTGGAAGCGATACCACTGGTCCGGGACAATCGATGGAGTGCTCTCCGGTACGAGGACCGAACGGAGCGGCAGGATCGCACAGTAGCCGTCTGCTGAATTTCTTTTTCCGTAAGGTATGCTCATGATAGTTCTACTCTAATCT
Proteins encoded in this region:
- the LOC126577048 gene encoding retinoblastoma family protein-like; this encodes MTTTAEEGGNSSIALRETHRKICRALNIDANTEDRSWETFEQTRAQYDLTGDPLHWMCCSLYVAGLQEIRPTVGNPDRYFQGNGVHITNLLKQCGINIQEFFIKINDWSSITSLPARLMSQIDNLQHEFTVAIGAYTAFNEDFPRIFNDAAITPEEPKRNKKAKPNPCSYNRLREFSWVLFLCVKEQHQEQRRDRTTVMNLAVCVMDLIYRNVVAEERLELLNPNMLIPVCGTDGGTPVDGGTAALLEASRQNNIVAMLCSEYPTCSDSVAETNRTIFLPTLGSMFDAKDLRGTRKPTDNAGDGVEGVEQEQEEEEQFLNLLTVGNFDENLKSLNRRYERYILQRGMLDERIALNTRMTSSNLRQRWCVANHPRTPLSVKSLAGRTMTLPPGVTEYPTSGSNALILRGTLNQLMKKIQGHKPGQPRDSFVNLLKSCAPNPLALVLERVDRMRARFVGRLTQEGWNARNAEARFDNIEALYYQLVENIIPWEWRKRTNMTPSKVIYDICANDLFNETAIVCAAEIIIRLRQEQYSFPWILGVFDMQPLDFYRIIEVTVVANSEILTTDIVNHLRRVEEQVVDSLCWTRSSVLWEKMEKENYQIPQNKDVEQSAQIAGVTPLKGDWIPNTPNSAIRDGSSATAGPSADSGPSGSATTSGRQVPHPESAKKKLFFDAPATPTKSSAGGTTALAPESATKAPERTSTASSSLASPFKAVALDGQQTANGGHCANGGSDTTGPGQSMECSPVRGPNGAAGSHSSRLLNFFFRKVYVVAYARLKDLCQSLGLDSTIIQTLIWTIFEYAITHNAKELMRDRHLDQLLMCSIFVTIRIKKLQNTFKDIMSCYQKQPQSSSSIYRSVFIRDKPAPPESAAGGGDASNGAQGDGNGSEEQQQQQQERVPISAMAGTSVEYNRQEFGDIIKFYNDIYVKIVHPFAIKYYNADMQSLFLSPTPRAQPRNIHKSPRQIRANINLYVSTTDKTNALLDSPNAHTYTFHQSPAKDLELLNQRVRGSGDTCVRRLTEPSAFSDHPVPKVRRLSKIHQDRQQHDKD